The Plectropomus leopardus isolate mb unplaced genomic scaffold, YSFRI_Pleo_2.0 unplaced_scaffold283, whole genome shotgun sequence genome segment GGAGTGTGCAGGAGTGTGCAGGAGTGTGTAGGAGTGTGTAGTGTGTATCTGACCCgtagagcagcagcagcagcgcgaGGACCGGCAGGTTGGTGGAGGACACGTAGGCTTTTTGTTGGAAGCAGATGAAGATGAGGACAACCAGCGTTGCTGGGACAACGTAGTTacactgcaaagacacaaacaaccacGTCAAGaacactttaacacacacacacacacacacacacacacacacacacacacacacacacacacacacagtgacacagagaggGTGCGTTTGATTCGTCTCACCATGTCCCAGATGAAGTTGGCGACCCAGTAGAGCAGCGGCTGCACGCCGCTTATGAACTGCATGTGTTTGGCTTTACTGACGCGCTCCTGGATGAGGAAGACCACGAAGCTGGCGGGGACGAAGGACATGGCGAAGATCACGCAGATGGACACCAGGACGTCCACAGAGGTTGTGACCCTGGAGACAGGAAGGACAAGTTAAACTcctaaataataaaagaactgcagagacagaggttcaggtgtgtttcctgtcaggtgtgtgtgtttcctgtcaggtgtgtgtgtttcctgtcaggtgtgtgtgtttcaggtgtgtgtgtttcctgtcaggtgtgtgtgtttcctgtcaggTGTGTATATGTTTCtcctgtcaggtgtgtgtgtttcaggtgtttaACGTCACATCAGGAGAACGACGTTAATCTCCGGGACAAAGACATCTTTTGGGATTTTCGGGTGTGGAAGACACCATCCTCTTTGTTGGGCTGATTTTGACGGCTGAGTACCCAAGCTCATTTTCATGAAGCTCCGTATGGACTCAAATTATTGTGAAATGTGTTATTTGCTTTATGTGTAAACTGTGAACGATGTGCTCGTGGCgtgaatgttttgtgtgtattttgtgccTGTAAATGTACATAAAAGTACGAtgaaaaacctgtgtgtgtactcacagCGCGACCTGCGACAGCTGCTCCTTGGTCAGGTTGAGCGGGTGGTTGAAGGCGCTGATGCCGTACTTGTTGGCGTCTTTGCCTTCGGGCAGGTTGGCTCTCAGGATGCCGTTATTCATCACGTTGATGAAGGCGCCGATGCTGTGCCAGCCTTTGTTGTTGAACCAGATCTGAGGGGAAAAATTCACGATCAAAGCTCAGGGAGGCAGTTTGATTTTGGACAAAATGTGTCAGtgctttaataaaaacaaatattttcctgGCATAATGCAttggaaaaagtgcaaaagtcagCGTGATATAATAGAATAATAGAAcaattaaaatctaaaaataaataaacaacgatcaatagatacaaaaacatgaatctAGTAGAAAACTctataaaatatattgtaaaaaaaaccaaacaaggaGCAGGAACAATAACAGGAACAGGAGCTTTCACCCACACCGGACAGCCTTCATCACTCCGCGGGATTACATAACCCTCAAACTGTGTACACTGaaactgtaaatatataaacgcataatggaaacacgtcaattaaaaaaaacaacctcccatttatcacaaaaaaatgttta includes the following:
- the LOC121938050 gene encoding phospholipid-transporting ATPase ABCA1-like; amino-acid sequence: MKLSATDSLQNLTGRNISDYLVKTYAQIIGKSLKNKVWVNEFRYGGFSLGARSTQVLPPANEVDDAIERVRKIFELQKGAAADRFLDSLSGFINGLDTKNNVKIWFNNKGWHSIGAFINVMNNGILRANLPEGKDANKYGISAFNHPLNLTKEQLSQVALVTTSVDVLVSICVIFAMSFVPASFVVFLIQERVSKAKHMQFISGVQPLLYWVANFIWDMCNYVVPATLVVLIFICFQQKAYVSSTNLPVLALLLLLYGSDTHYTLLHTP